One Arcobacter sp. FWKO B genomic window, CTATTGAGTGCCCTACAGCTAAAACAGTATTTTGTTTATCTCTACCCCAAATAATATGCATTGATATATTTGTATCTGGATAAAGTGCATATATCATAAATCTATTGCCAGGATAAATAATCTCTTCATATCTATAATCTACAATTACAAGATTTCCTACAACTTTTGATGTTTTCTTAAGCTGTTCTTTAAAATCATCTTTGTACTTATTATATAATTCTACCCTTTCTTGAACATCTGGTAGTTGCATAATCTGGTCTATAGTATGTTCTGCACAATAATCAATCAAGTCCATCATAAGTTGATAGTTTGAAATTCTAAATTCTCTAAATCTACCAAGTCCAGTTCTACTATCCATTAAAAAGCTTAACAAATCCCAACCACTAGGGTCTAAAATCTCTTCTTTACTAAACTGTGCAGCATCTGCTTTATTTGCTGCATCCATCATTTCTTTAAAGGTTGGTGGAAAACTATTATCACCACCATAATATTGATATACAACTTCTGCTGCACTTGGTGCTGTTGGTATTATTATATGATTTTCTTTCTTTTCATTTCTTATTGTCTCGCTAAGATGATGATCAAAAGCCAAATATACACCATCTACATAAGGAAGATTTGTAGTGATATCATTTGCTGTTATTGCAATTTTACCATCTTGCATATCTTTTGGATGAACAAATAAAATATCATCAATTATACCTATATACTTCAAAAGCGTAGCACATACAAGCCCATCCATATCACTTCTTGTTACTAATCTATATTTACTCATAAATTACTCCATAGTCTTAATTAATGTTATTTTATCATCAATGAACTTTAATTTTCTCTTTAAAAGCTCTGATTTGATAGATTCTTTAGAAAAACCATCTTTTATTACATCTTGTGCTAAAATCCTTGTATCTAAAGTTTTATCCCAGATATCATATTTTAAGGCTCTATTTTTAATATCTTGACTCAATGCTCC contains:
- a CDS encoding exopolyphosphatase; translation: MSKYRLVTRSDMDGLVCATLLKYIGIIDDILFVHPKDMQDGKIAITANDITTNLPYVDGVYLAFDHHLSETIRNEKKENHIIIPTAPSAAEVVYQYYGGDNSFPPTFKEMMDAANKADAAQFSKEEILDPSGWDLLSFLMDSRTGLGRFREFRISNYQLMMDLIDYCAEHTIDQIMQLPDVQERVELYNKYKDDFKEQLKKTSKVVGNLVIVDYRYEEIIYPGNRFMIYALYPDTNISMHIIWGRDKQNTVLAVGHSIVNRTCKTSVGELMLKYGGGGHEKAGTCQIDNSEVDTVMNEIIDVIVKNG